Within Candidatus Zixiibacteriota bacterium, the genomic segment AGTCATGCTCATACAATCCCCGATTTCTGCCATAATGCTACCATTTCTCGACCCTTCGAGCAATCACTTTTCAAATGACCACAGGGACGGGCCGTCCCCATCCTGACGACAAAAACAACTTGCGTTCGTCGGGCGTAAAGACATAATTGGTGCACCCGTGCATTTCGACTTCGTGGGAGTTGACCGGCGAAGGGAGCAGCGGCCGATCGCATGGCCTGCACAACAGTTATTTGCGAAAGGTGGCGTACGATGAAATTTGAAGATTCCCTGCAAGGTAATATTGTCATTTTGGACGTCTCAGGCAAAATCATGGGTGGTGAAGAGACCACTATGTTCCACGGGCGCATTCACGAGTATATCACCCAGAACAAGAAGAACTTCATCGTGGATCTGGCCAGGGTGGAATGGATGAATTCGGTCGGTCTGGGGATGCTGATCTCCGCCCTCACTACAGTGAAGAACGCCGGCGG encodes:
- a CDS encoding STAS domain-containing protein; translated protein: MKFEDSLQGNIVILDVSGKIMGGEETTMFHGRIHEYITQNKKNFIVDLARVEWMNSVGLGMLISALTTVKNAGGRLVLANITKIESVLTITRLISVFEHYDSRAEALKAFTK